One region of Chaetodon auriga isolate fChaAug3 chromosome 23 unlocalized genomic scaffold, fChaAug3.hap1 SUPER_23_unloc_1, whole genome shotgun sequence genomic DNA includes:
- the LOC143317620 gene encoding uncharacterized protein LOC143317620 isoform X2, with the protein MVSSSEGEGSGDWQPPKNGTEEEEEEEEASLKQRVPQLHKKDFLPSASPRLMASSSEGEGSGDWQSPKNGTVTLSAHSIHPSRNVPSRDVSTLPGLLQAKAQTKTNEKTDVPSPPYPGEENLVQQPQASVLVVKTGARRSPSK; encoded by the exons ATGGTGAGCTCCTCTGAAGGTGAGGGGTCAGGTGATTGGCAGCCCCCAAAGAAtggaacagaagaagaggaggaggaagaggaggccagTTTGAAGCAAAGGGTTCCACAGCTGCACAAGAAAGACTTTTTGCCCTCAGCCAGCCCAAGATTG ATGGCGAGCTCCTCTGAAGGTGAGGGGTCAGGTGATTGGCAGTCCCCAAAGAATGGAACAGTCACACTCAgtgcacactccatccatccatcccg AAATGTGCCCTCGCGCGACGTTTCAACCCTACCGGGTCTTCTTCAGGCTAAGGCACAAacgaaaacaaatgaaaag ACCGATGTGCCATCTCCTCCCTACCCTGGTGAGGAAAATCTGGTGCAGCAACCACAAGCTTCTGTTTTGGTTGTAAAGACGGGG gcCCGACGGAGTCCATCCAAATAG
- the LOC143317620 gene encoding uncharacterized protein LOC143317620 isoform X1 produces the protein MVSSSEGEGSGDWQPPKNGTEEEEEEEEASLKQRVPQLHKKDFLPSASPRLMASSSEGEGSGDWQSPKNGTVTLSAHSIHPSRNVPSRDVSTLPGLLQAKAQTKTNEKTDVPSPPYPGEENLVQQPQASVLVVKTGARRSPSK, from the exons ATGGTGAGCTCCTCTGAAGGTGAGGGGTCAGGTGATTGGCAGCCCCCAAAGAAtggaacagaagaagaggaggaggaagaggaggccagTTTGAAGCAAAGGGTTCCACAGCTGCACAAGAAAGACTTTTTGCCCTCAGCCAGCCCAAGATTG ATGGCGAGCTCCTCTGAAGGTGAGGGGTCAGGTGATTGGCAGTCCCCAAAGAATGGAACAGTCACACTCAgtgcacactccatccatccatcccg AAATGTGCCCTCGCGCGACGTTTCAACCCTACCGGGTCTTCTTCAGGCTAAGGCACAAacgaaaacaaatgaaaag ACCGATGTGCCATCTCCTCCCTACCCTGGTGAGGAAAATCTGGTGCAGCAACCACAAGCTTCTGTTTTGGTTGTAAAGACGGGG gcCCGACGGAGTCCATCTAAATAG